One window of Cygnus atratus isolate AKBS03 ecotype Queensland, Australia chromosome 29, CAtr_DNAZoo_HiC_assembly, whole genome shotgun sequence genomic DNA carries:
- the HDAC7 gene encoding histone deacetylase 7 isoform X5, with protein sequence MRSGGFPGAELAGCSQSKSRALRLRISAVLVMFSPSSAVNPCTSPRVPQAAPMDLRIGQRVVKPGSDTALLALKHTQQLQHQLFLASLHQQQVEQLAHQHVRVTMESPHREAEPGQQEQELRQILNKDKSKRSAVASTVVKQKLAEVILKKQQAAALERTSNPNPSAMPYRSLEPLDPEGPSPPVLSTFLPPVPSTSLDPPEHFPLRKTASEPNLKVRCKPRKCLDRRKNPLMRKESAPPSLKRRPPEAIDSSPSSSSTPVSGCSSPNDSLPAEHGALPAASGMAHEGDADRRPLSGLAHRVPVLNGPVLTGTHSPMFIPAGLEQHEAGSPLSPRLQPVIILEPSVTHAPLVAVPGLGTVPFSFAPSLISAERLSLPGHHKPLGRTRSEPLPQNPKAIQQQLVYQQHHTQFLERLKQQTHLGKRMAKTSEKPRLRQIPSSEDMEAEGTETGAEGGDQARARVEPARPGSSGKEPERTQKLLQPQEELVLQQAYLWDPYQRMQHQLLKRQPLADPPMVPTVLAGHRPLSRAQSSPATATISLPAQDTASKTLSLPVQEQPTKPHFTTGLVYDSVMLKHQCSCGDNSNHPEHAGRIQSIWSRLQERGLRSQCECLRGRKATLEELQCVHTERHVFLYGTNPLNRLKLDNGKLAGILSQRMFVMLPCGGVGVDSDTIWNELHSSNAARWAAGSVTELAFKVATRELKNGFAVVRPPGHHADPSTAMGFCFFNSVAIAARQLQQKGKLSKILIVDWDVHHGNGTQQVFYRDPDVLYISLHRHDDGNFFPGSGAADEVGAGPGEGFNVNVAWTGGLDPPMGDPEYLAAFRTVVMPIAHEFSPDVVLVSAGFDAADGHPPPLGGYKVSAKCFGYMTKQLMSLAGGAIVLALEGGHDLTAICDASEACVSALLGNELDPLPEESMRQKPNANAVRSLEAVIQVQSKYWVAVQRFASKLGCSFLEAQHHEAEEVETVTALASLSVAVMVEKRPQDEPMEEEEPMNQ encoded by the exons CTGCTGTGAACCCGTGCACCTCCCCGCGGGTGCCCCAGGCCGCCCCCATGGACCTGCGCATCGGGCAGCGCGTCGTCAAGCCCGGCTCCGACACCGCCCTGCTGGCCCTGAAGCACacgcagcagctgcagcaccagctctTCCTCGCCAgcctgcaccagcagcaagTGGAGCAGCTCGCCCACCAGCACGTGAGG GTGACCATGGAGTCTCCGCACCGCGAGGCAGAGCccgggcagcaggagcaggagctgcggCAGATCCTCAATAAGGACAAGAGCAAACGAA GTGCTGTGGCCAGCACAGTGGTGAAGCAGAAACTGGCGGAGGTCATCctgaagaagcagcaggcagcagctttggAAAGGACCAGCAACCCCAACCCTTCAGCCATGCCGTACAG gTCTTTGGAGCCTCTGGATCCCGAGGGCCCTTCCCCTCCTGTACTCAGCACCTTCCTGCCCCCGGTCCCTAGCACTTCGCTTGACCCCCCGGAGCATTTTCCGCTGCGGAAGACAG CGTCCGAGCCCAACCTGAAGGTGCGTTGCAAGCCCAGGAAGTGCCTGGACCGACGCAAGAACCCCCTGATGCGGAAGGAGAGCGCGCCCCCCTCGTTGAAGAGGAGGCCGCCCGAGGCGATCG ATTCCtccccgagcagcagcagcacccccgTGTCCGGCTGCAGCTCTCCCAACGACAGCCTCCCCGCCGAGCACGGAGCCCTCCCCGCTGCCTCCGGCATGGCCCACGAG GGAGATGCCGATCGCCGCCCCCTCTCTGGCCTGGCCCACCGGGTGCCCGTGCTGAACGGGCCCGTCCTCACAGGCACGCACTCGCCCATGTTCATACCAGCTGGCTTGGAGCAGCACGAGGCCGGGAGCCCCTTGTCCCCTCGGCTGCAGCCCGTCATCATCCTCGAGCCCTCGGTCACCCACGCTCCGCTTGTGGCTG tgccagggctgggaaCGGTCCCCTTCTCCTTCGCCCCCTCGCTCATCTCTGCAGAGCGCCTGTCGCTCCCGGGCCACCACAAGCCGCTGGGCAGGACCCGCTCGGAGCCCCTGCCCCAGAACCCCAAGGccatccagcagcagctggtgtaCCAGCAGCATCACACCCAGTTCCTGGAGAGGCTCAAGCAGCAGACGCATCTGGGCAAG CGCATGGCCAAAACCAGCGAGAAGCCCCGGCTGCGGCAGATTCCCTCCTCGGAGGACATGGAAGCAGAAGGGACGGAGACGGGGGCTGAGGGCGGCGACCAGGCGAGGGCACGCGTGGAGCCTGCGCGGCCGGGGAGCAGCGGGAAGGAGCCCGAGAGGAcgcagaagctgctgcagcctcaggaGGAGCTCGTCCTCCAGCAG GCGTATCTCTGGGACCCCTACCAGCGCATGCAGCACCAGCTCCTCAAGAGGCAGCCTCTGGCCGACCCCCCCATGGTTCCGACCGTCCTTGCGGGGCACAGGCCCCTCTCCAGGGCCCAGTCATCTCCTGCCACCGCGAccatctccctccctgcccaggacACGGCCTCCAAGACGCTCTCCCTGCCCGTGCAGGAGCAGCCGACCAAGCCACACTTCACGACAG GGCTGGTTTACGACTCAGTGATGCTCAAGCACCAGTGCTCCTGTGGAGACAACAGCAACCACCCGGAGCACGCGGGCAGGATTCAGAGCATCTGGTCCCGGCTGCAGGAGCGGGGGCTGCGCAGCCAGTGCGAG TGTCTGCGGGGACGCAAGGCCaccctggaggagctgcagtgcGTCCACACCGAGCGCCACGTCTTCCTCTACGGCACCAATCCCCTCAACCGCCTGAAACTGGACAACGGGAAGCTGGCAG GGATCCTGTCGCAGCGGATGTTCGTCATGCTGCCCTGCGGAGGGGTGGGG GTGGACAGCGATACCATCTGGAACGAGCTGCACTCCTCCAACGCAGCCCGCTGGGCCGCGGGCAGCGTCACCGAGCTGGCCTTCAAGGTGGCCACCAGGGAGCTGAAG AACGGTTTCGCTGTGGTGAGGCCGCCCGGACATCACGCGGATCCATCCACTGCAAT GGGGTTCTGCTTCTTCAACTCGGTGGCCATCGCcgccaggcagctgcagcagaaagggaaaCTCAGCAAGATCCTCATTGTGGACTGG GATGTTCACCATGGCAATGGGACCCAGCAGGTCTTCTACAGGGACCCCGACGTTCTCTACATCTCTTTGCACCGTCACGATGATGGAAACTTCTTccccggcagcggggccgccgACGAG GTTGGTGCTGGCCCTGGGGAGGGATTTAACGTCAACGTAGCCTGGACTGGAGGGCTCGACCCCCCCATGGGTGACCCTGAGTATCTGGCAGCTTTCAG GACGGTGGTGATGCCGATTGCACATGAATTCTCCCCCGATGTGGTGCTGGTGTCGGCCGGCTTCGACGCGGCCGACGGCCACCCGCCACCCCTGGGCGGCTACAAAGTCTCTGCTAAAT GCTTTGGCTACATGACGAAGCAGCTGATGAGCCTGGCTGGGGGAGCCATCGTCCTCGCGCTGGAAGGCGGCCACGACCTCACGGCCATCTGCGATGCGTCCGAGGCCTGCGTGTCAGCCTTGCTGGGCAACGAG CTGGATCCTCTCCCAGAAGAAAGCATGCGGCAGAAACCCAACGCCAACGCCGTGCGCTCCTTGGAGGCGGTGATCCAGGTCCAGA GTAAATACTGGGTGGCCGTGCAGCGCTTTGCCTCCAAGCTGGGCTGCTCCTTCCTGGAGGCGCAGCACCACGAGGCAGAAGAGGTGGAGACCGTCACAGCCTTGGCCTCCCTCTCGGTGGCCGTGATGGTGGAGAAGAG GCCCCAGGATGAGCCgatggaggaagaggagcccaTGAACCAGTGA
- the HDAC7 gene encoding histone deacetylase 7 isoform X3 has product MQGQSQAAVNPCTSPRVPQAAPMDLRIGQRVVKPGSDTALLALKHTQQLQHQLFLASLHQQQVEQLAHQHVRVTMESPHREAEPGQQEQELRQILNKDKSKRSAVASTVVKQKLAEVILKKQQAAALERTSNPNPSAMPYRSLEPLDPEGPSPPVLSTFLPPVPSTSLDPPEHFPLRKTASEPNLKVRCKPRKCLDRRKNPLMRKESAPPSLKRRPPEAIDSSPSSSSTPVSGCSSPNDSLPAEHGALPAASGMAHEAPLAQRLMLQESSLAQFALQSAASLPAITLGLPATTSARGDADRRPLSGLAHRVPVLNGPVLTGTHSPMFIPAGLEQHEAGSPLSPRLQPVIILEPSVTHAPLVAVPGLGTVPFSFAPSLISAERLSLPGHHKPLGRTRSEPLPQNPKAIQQQLVYQQHHTQFLERLKQQTHLGKRMAKTSEKPRLRQIPSSEDMEAEGTETGAEGGDQARARVEPARPGSSGKEPERTQKLLQPQEELVLQQAYLWDPYQRMQHQLLKRQPLADPPMVPTVLAGHRPLSRAQSSPATATISLPAQDTASKTLSLPVQEQPTKPHFTTGLVYDSVMLKHQCSCGDNSNHPEHAGRIQSIWSRLQERGLRSQCECLRGRKATLEELQCVHTERHVFLYGTNPLNRLKLDNGKLAGILSQRMFVMLPCGGVGVDSDTIWNELHSSNAARWAAGSVTELAFKVATRELKNGFAVVRPPGHHADPSTAMGFCFFNSVAIAARQLQQKGKLSKILIVDWDVHHGNGTQQVFYRDPDVLYISLHRHDDGNFFPGSGAADEVGAGPGEGFNVNVAWTGGLDPPMGDPEYLAAFRTVVMPIAHEFSPDVVLVSAGFDAADGHPPPLGGYKVSAKCFGYMTKQLMSLAGGAIVLALEGGHDLTAICDASEACVSALLGNELDPLPEESMRQKPNANAVRSLEAVIQVQSKYWVAVQRFASKLGCSFLEAQHHEAEEVETVTALASLSVAVMVEKRPQDEPMEEEEPMNQ; this is encoded by the exons CTGCTGTGAACCCGTGCACCTCCCCGCGGGTGCCCCAGGCCGCCCCCATGGACCTGCGCATCGGGCAGCGCGTCGTCAAGCCCGGCTCCGACACCGCCCTGCTGGCCCTGAAGCACacgcagcagctgcagcaccagctctTCCTCGCCAgcctgcaccagcagcaagTGGAGCAGCTCGCCCACCAGCACGTGAGG GTGACCATGGAGTCTCCGCACCGCGAGGCAGAGCccgggcagcaggagcaggagctgcggCAGATCCTCAATAAGGACAAGAGCAAACGAA GTGCTGTGGCCAGCACAGTGGTGAAGCAGAAACTGGCGGAGGTCATCctgaagaagcagcaggcagcagctttggAAAGGACCAGCAACCCCAACCCTTCAGCCATGCCGTACAG gTCTTTGGAGCCTCTGGATCCCGAGGGCCCTTCCCCTCCTGTACTCAGCACCTTCCTGCCCCCGGTCCCTAGCACTTCGCTTGACCCCCCGGAGCATTTTCCGCTGCGGAAGACAG CGTCCGAGCCCAACCTGAAGGTGCGTTGCAAGCCCAGGAAGTGCCTGGACCGACGCAAGAACCCCCTGATGCGGAAGGAGAGCGCGCCCCCCTCGTTGAAGAGGAGGCCGCCCGAGGCGATCG ATTCCtccccgagcagcagcagcacccccgTGTCCGGCTGCAGCTCTCCCAACGACAGCCTCCCCGCCGAGCACGGAGCCCTCCCCGCTGCCTCCGGCATGGCCCACGAG GCGCCCCTGGCCCAGCGCCTgatgctgcaggagagctccCTGGCCCAGTTTGCCTTGCAGAGCGCAGCCTCCCTTCCGGCCATCACGCTGGGATTGCCGGCCACCACTAGCGCCAGG GGAGATGCCGATCGCCGCCCCCTCTCTGGCCTGGCCCACCGGGTGCCCGTGCTGAACGGGCCCGTCCTCACAGGCACGCACTCGCCCATGTTCATACCAGCTGGCTTGGAGCAGCACGAGGCCGGGAGCCCCTTGTCCCCTCGGCTGCAGCCCGTCATCATCCTCGAGCCCTCGGTCACCCACGCTCCGCTTGTGGCTG tgccagggctgggaaCGGTCCCCTTCTCCTTCGCCCCCTCGCTCATCTCTGCAGAGCGCCTGTCGCTCCCGGGCCACCACAAGCCGCTGGGCAGGACCCGCTCGGAGCCCCTGCCCCAGAACCCCAAGGccatccagcagcagctggtgtaCCAGCAGCATCACACCCAGTTCCTGGAGAGGCTCAAGCAGCAGACGCATCTGGGCAAG CGCATGGCCAAAACCAGCGAGAAGCCCCGGCTGCGGCAGATTCCCTCCTCGGAGGACATGGAAGCAGAAGGGACGGAGACGGGGGCTGAGGGCGGCGACCAGGCGAGGGCACGCGTGGAGCCTGCGCGGCCGGGGAGCAGCGGGAAGGAGCCCGAGAGGAcgcagaagctgctgcagcctcaggaGGAGCTCGTCCTCCAGCAG GCGTATCTCTGGGACCCCTACCAGCGCATGCAGCACCAGCTCCTCAAGAGGCAGCCTCTGGCCGACCCCCCCATGGTTCCGACCGTCCTTGCGGGGCACAGGCCCCTCTCCAGGGCCCAGTCATCTCCTGCCACCGCGAccatctccctccctgcccaggacACGGCCTCCAAGACGCTCTCCCTGCCCGTGCAGGAGCAGCCGACCAAGCCACACTTCACGACAG GGCTGGTTTACGACTCAGTGATGCTCAAGCACCAGTGCTCCTGTGGAGACAACAGCAACCACCCGGAGCACGCGGGCAGGATTCAGAGCATCTGGTCCCGGCTGCAGGAGCGGGGGCTGCGCAGCCAGTGCGAG TGTCTGCGGGGACGCAAGGCCaccctggaggagctgcagtgcGTCCACACCGAGCGCCACGTCTTCCTCTACGGCACCAATCCCCTCAACCGCCTGAAACTGGACAACGGGAAGCTGGCAG GGATCCTGTCGCAGCGGATGTTCGTCATGCTGCCCTGCGGAGGGGTGGGG GTGGACAGCGATACCATCTGGAACGAGCTGCACTCCTCCAACGCAGCCCGCTGGGCCGCGGGCAGCGTCACCGAGCTGGCCTTCAAGGTGGCCACCAGGGAGCTGAAG AACGGTTTCGCTGTGGTGAGGCCGCCCGGACATCACGCGGATCCATCCACTGCAAT GGGGTTCTGCTTCTTCAACTCGGTGGCCATCGCcgccaggcagctgcagcagaaagggaaaCTCAGCAAGATCCTCATTGTGGACTGG GATGTTCACCATGGCAATGGGACCCAGCAGGTCTTCTACAGGGACCCCGACGTTCTCTACATCTCTTTGCACCGTCACGATGATGGAAACTTCTTccccggcagcggggccgccgACGAG GTTGGTGCTGGCCCTGGGGAGGGATTTAACGTCAACGTAGCCTGGACTGGAGGGCTCGACCCCCCCATGGGTGACCCTGAGTATCTGGCAGCTTTCAG GACGGTGGTGATGCCGATTGCACATGAATTCTCCCCCGATGTGGTGCTGGTGTCGGCCGGCTTCGACGCGGCCGACGGCCACCCGCCACCCCTGGGCGGCTACAAAGTCTCTGCTAAAT GCTTTGGCTACATGACGAAGCAGCTGATGAGCCTGGCTGGGGGAGCCATCGTCCTCGCGCTGGAAGGCGGCCACGACCTCACGGCCATCTGCGATGCGTCCGAGGCCTGCGTGTCAGCCTTGCTGGGCAACGAG CTGGATCCTCTCCCAGAAGAAAGCATGCGGCAGAAACCCAACGCCAACGCCGTGCGCTCCTTGGAGGCGGTGATCCAGGTCCAGA GTAAATACTGGGTGGCCGTGCAGCGCTTTGCCTCCAAGCTGGGCTGCTCCTTCCTGGAGGCGCAGCACCACGAGGCAGAAGAGGTGGAGACCGTCACAGCCTTGGCCTCCCTCTCGGTGGCCGTGATGGTGGAGAAGAG GCCCCAGGATGAGCCgatggaggaagaggagcccaTGAACCAGTGA
- the HDAC7 gene encoding histone deacetylase 7 isoform X6: protein MDLRIGQRVVKPGSDTALLALKHTQQLQHQLFLASLHQQQVEQLAHQHVRVTMESPHREAEPGQQEQELRQILNKDKSKRSAVASTVVKQKLAEVILKKQQAAALERTSNPNPSAMPYRSLEPLDPEGPSPPVLSTFLPPVPSTSLDPPEHFPLRKTASEPNLKVRCKPRKCLDRRKNPLMRKESAPPSLKRRPPEAIDSSPSSSSTPVSGCSSPNDSLPAEHGALPAASGMAHEAPLAQRLMLQESSLAQFALQSAASLPAITLGLPATTSARGDADRRPLSGLAHRVPVLNGPVLTGTHSPMFIPAGLEQHEAGSPLSPRLQPVIILEPSVTHAPLVAVPGLGTVPFSFAPSLISAERLSLPGHHKPLGRTRSEPLPQNPKAIQQQLVYQQHHTQFLERLKQQTHLGKRMAKTSEKPRLRQIPSSEDMEAEGTETGAEGGDQARARVEPARPGSSGKEPERTQKLLQPQEELVLQQAYLWDPYQRMQHQLLKRQPLADPPMVPTVLAGHRPLSRAQSSPATATISLPAQDTASKTLSLPVQEQPTKPHFTTGLVYDSVMLKHQCSCGDNSNHPEHAGRIQSIWSRLQERGLRSQCECLRGRKATLEELQCVHTERHVFLYGTNPLNRLKLDNGKLAGILSQRMFVMLPCGGVGVDSDTIWNELHSSNAARWAAGSVTELAFKVATRELKNGFAVVRPPGHHADPSTAMGFCFFNSVAIAARQLQQKGKLSKILIVDWDVHHGNGTQQVFYRDPDVLYISLHRHDDGNFFPGSGAADEVGAGPGEGFNVNVAWTGGLDPPMGDPEYLAAFRTVVMPIAHEFSPDVVLVSAGFDAADGHPPPLGGYKVSAKCFGYMTKQLMSLAGGAIVLALEGGHDLTAICDASEACVSALLGNELDPLPEESMRQKPNANAVRSLEAVIQVQSKYWVAVQRFASKLGCSFLEAQHHEAEEVETVTALASLSVAVMVEKRPQDEPMEEEEPMNQ from the exons ATGGACCTGCGCATCGGGCAGCGCGTCGTCAAGCCCGGCTCCGACACCGCCCTGCTGGCCCTGAAGCACacgcagcagctgcagcaccagctctTCCTCGCCAgcctgcaccagcagcaagTGGAGCAGCTCGCCCACCAGCACGTGAGG GTGACCATGGAGTCTCCGCACCGCGAGGCAGAGCccgggcagcaggagcaggagctgcggCAGATCCTCAATAAGGACAAGAGCAAACGAA GTGCTGTGGCCAGCACAGTGGTGAAGCAGAAACTGGCGGAGGTCATCctgaagaagcagcaggcagcagctttggAAAGGACCAGCAACCCCAACCCTTCAGCCATGCCGTACAG gTCTTTGGAGCCTCTGGATCCCGAGGGCCCTTCCCCTCCTGTACTCAGCACCTTCCTGCCCCCGGTCCCTAGCACTTCGCTTGACCCCCCGGAGCATTTTCCGCTGCGGAAGACAG CGTCCGAGCCCAACCTGAAGGTGCGTTGCAAGCCCAGGAAGTGCCTGGACCGACGCAAGAACCCCCTGATGCGGAAGGAGAGCGCGCCCCCCTCGTTGAAGAGGAGGCCGCCCGAGGCGATCG ATTCCtccccgagcagcagcagcacccccgTGTCCGGCTGCAGCTCTCCCAACGACAGCCTCCCCGCCGAGCACGGAGCCCTCCCCGCTGCCTCCGGCATGGCCCACGAG GCGCCCCTGGCCCAGCGCCTgatgctgcaggagagctccCTGGCCCAGTTTGCCTTGCAGAGCGCAGCCTCCCTTCCGGCCATCACGCTGGGATTGCCGGCCACCACTAGCGCCAGG GGAGATGCCGATCGCCGCCCCCTCTCTGGCCTGGCCCACCGGGTGCCCGTGCTGAACGGGCCCGTCCTCACAGGCACGCACTCGCCCATGTTCATACCAGCTGGCTTGGAGCAGCACGAGGCCGGGAGCCCCTTGTCCCCTCGGCTGCAGCCCGTCATCATCCTCGAGCCCTCGGTCACCCACGCTCCGCTTGTGGCTG tgccagggctgggaaCGGTCCCCTTCTCCTTCGCCCCCTCGCTCATCTCTGCAGAGCGCCTGTCGCTCCCGGGCCACCACAAGCCGCTGGGCAGGACCCGCTCGGAGCCCCTGCCCCAGAACCCCAAGGccatccagcagcagctggtgtaCCAGCAGCATCACACCCAGTTCCTGGAGAGGCTCAAGCAGCAGACGCATCTGGGCAAG CGCATGGCCAAAACCAGCGAGAAGCCCCGGCTGCGGCAGATTCCCTCCTCGGAGGACATGGAAGCAGAAGGGACGGAGACGGGGGCTGAGGGCGGCGACCAGGCGAGGGCACGCGTGGAGCCTGCGCGGCCGGGGAGCAGCGGGAAGGAGCCCGAGAGGAcgcagaagctgctgcagcctcaggaGGAGCTCGTCCTCCAGCAG GCGTATCTCTGGGACCCCTACCAGCGCATGCAGCACCAGCTCCTCAAGAGGCAGCCTCTGGCCGACCCCCCCATGGTTCCGACCGTCCTTGCGGGGCACAGGCCCCTCTCCAGGGCCCAGTCATCTCCTGCCACCGCGAccatctccctccctgcccaggacACGGCCTCCAAGACGCTCTCCCTGCCCGTGCAGGAGCAGCCGACCAAGCCACACTTCACGACAG GGCTGGTTTACGACTCAGTGATGCTCAAGCACCAGTGCTCCTGTGGAGACAACAGCAACCACCCGGAGCACGCGGGCAGGATTCAGAGCATCTGGTCCCGGCTGCAGGAGCGGGGGCTGCGCAGCCAGTGCGAG TGTCTGCGGGGACGCAAGGCCaccctggaggagctgcagtgcGTCCACACCGAGCGCCACGTCTTCCTCTACGGCACCAATCCCCTCAACCGCCTGAAACTGGACAACGGGAAGCTGGCAG GGATCCTGTCGCAGCGGATGTTCGTCATGCTGCCCTGCGGAGGGGTGGGG GTGGACAGCGATACCATCTGGAACGAGCTGCACTCCTCCAACGCAGCCCGCTGGGCCGCGGGCAGCGTCACCGAGCTGGCCTTCAAGGTGGCCACCAGGGAGCTGAAG AACGGTTTCGCTGTGGTGAGGCCGCCCGGACATCACGCGGATCCATCCACTGCAAT GGGGTTCTGCTTCTTCAACTCGGTGGCCATCGCcgccaggcagctgcagcagaaagggaaaCTCAGCAAGATCCTCATTGTGGACTGG GATGTTCACCATGGCAATGGGACCCAGCAGGTCTTCTACAGGGACCCCGACGTTCTCTACATCTCTTTGCACCGTCACGATGATGGAAACTTCTTccccggcagcggggccgccgACGAG GTTGGTGCTGGCCCTGGGGAGGGATTTAACGTCAACGTAGCCTGGACTGGAGGGCTCGACCCCCCCATGGGTGACCCTGAGTATCTGGCAGCTTTCAG GACGGTGGTGATGCCGATTGCACATGAATTCTCCCCCGATGTGGTGCTGGTGTCGGCCGGCTTCGACGCGGCCGACGGCCACCCGCCACCCCTGGGCGGCTACAAAGTCTCTGCTAAAT GCTTTGGCTACATGACGAAGCAGCTGATGAGCCTGGCTGGGGGAGCCATCGTCCTCGCGCTGGAAGGCGGCCACGACCTCACGGCCATCTGCGATGCGTCCGAGGCCTGCGTGTCAGCCTTGCTGGGCAACGAG CTGGATCCTCTCCCAGAAGAAAGCATGCGGCAGAAACCCAACGCCAACGCCGTGCGCTCCTTGGAGGCGGTGATCCAGGTCCAGA GTAAATACTGGGTGGCCGTGCAGCGCTTTGCCTCCAAGCTGGGCTGCTCCTTCCTGGAGGCGCAGCACCACGAGGCAGAAGAGGTGGAGACCGTCACAGCCTTGGCCTCCCTCTCGGTGGCCGTGATGGTGGAGAAGAG GCCCCAGGATGAGCCgatggaggaagaggagcccaTGAACCAGTGA